Proteins encoded within one genomic window of Triticum aestivum cultivar Chinese Spring chromosome 2D, IWGSC CS RefSeq v2.1, whole genome shotgun sequence:
- the LOC123050858 gene encoding putative cysteine-rich receptor-like protein kinase 20: protein MKEAGMVGVMPCLLLLFLKPRAIAAAYSEYSCNGTTGNYTASDAFGANLARLTAELPTNASTSPSLYASAVIGTSSDKVSALALCRGDITDASTCSGCLDNAFQQLRALCAGERDATFYHDLCTLRYSGEDFLGRPEDNSPVINAMDVNGSTFAAWDSGNATSRSFFLSLVGTLFGEMAMYGSYNSTVRRFASAVMYVNPQLPTVYGLAQCTPDLSPGQCWHCFQGLQEQTRQWYDGREGGRIVGVRCNIRYESYQFYDGTADVRIGLQGGSSSSTESNGSKHRKTLIIILCVSITVFCSMLVCCLLLMRRLRKGAGKTKLEQAHKRNNSKTEEALKLWKIEESSSEFTLYDFPELAAATDNFSEEKKLGQGGFGPGMFSDGTEVAVKRLAAQSGQGLVEFKNEIQLIAKLQHTNLAKLVGCCVQEEEKMLVYEYMPNGSLDFFIFDQERGPLLDWKKRQHIIEGIAQGLLYLHKHSRVRIIHRDMKASNILLDKDLNPRISDFGMARIFGSNVVEVNTNRVVGTYGYMAPEYASEGLFSVKSDVFSFGVLLLEIVSGKRNSSGHGQHYGEFVNLLSYAWQLWKDGRALELVDATLGHCNEQVTDMMRCVKVALLCVQDNAMDRPTMSDVTAMLGHDGVPLPDPRWPPHFHLRVTSDDEEDRAGRSGVRTRSTHFTGSCSTNDMTISTIQEGR, encoded by the exons ATGAAAGAGGCCGGCATGGTTGGCGTCAtgccctgcctcctcctcctcttcctaaagcctcgcgccatcgccgccgcctacTCGGAGTACTCGTGCAATGGCACCACCGGCAACTACACGGCGAGCGACGCCTTCGGGGCTAACCTCGCGCGCCTCACCGCCGAGCTCCCCACCAATGCCTCCACCTCTCCATCCCTCTACGCCTCGGCAGTCATCGGCACCTCCTCGGATAAAGTCTCCGCCCTCGCGCTCTGCCGCGGCGACATCACGGACGCCAGCACGTGCTCCGGCTGCCTCGATAACGCGTTCCAGCAGCTGCGGGCGCTCTGCGCCGGCGAGAGGGATGCGACGTTCTACCACGACCTCTGCACCCTCCGCTACTCCGGCGAGGACTTCTTGGGGCGGCCGGAAGATAATAGCCCGGTCATAAACGCCATGGACGTGAACGGGTCGACGTTTGCTGCGTGGGACAGCGGGAACGCGACGTCCCGGAGCTTCTTCCTGTCCCTGGTTGGCACTCTATTCGGGGAGATGGCGATGTACGGCTCGTACAATTCCACGGTGCGCCGGTTTGCGAGCGCCGTTATGTACGTCAACCCGCAGCTGCCGACGGTGTACGGCCTAGCGCAGTGCACGCCGGACCTCTCCCCGGGGCAGTGCTGGCACTGCTTCCAGGGCCTCCAGGAGCAGACGCGCCAGTGGTACGACGGCCGTGAGGGCGGCCGCATCGTCGGCGTCCGGTGCAATATTCGCTATGAAAGCTACCAGttctacgacggcacggccgacgtCAGGATCGGCTTACAGGGTGGCTCATCTTCATCAACAGAAAGCAATG GAAGCAAGCACAGAAAGACCCTAATCATCATTCTATGCGTGTCCATTACGGTGTTCTGTTCTATGTTGGTTTGCTGCCTTCTACTCATGAGAAGGCTAAGAAAAGGAGCTG GAAAGACGAAATTAGAACAAGCACATAAGAGGAACAACTCCAAGACAGAGGAGGCACTGAAGCTCTGGAAGATTGAAGAGAGCAGCTCAGAATTCACGTTGTACGACTTCCCTGAGCTCGCTGCTGCCACGGACAATTTCTCCGAAGAGAAGAAGCTCGGACAAGGCGGCTTCGGTCCG GGAATGTTTTCTGATGGAACCGAGGTGGCGGTGAAGAGGCTCGCGGCGCAGTCTGGGCAGGGCCTTGTTGAGTTCAAGAACGAGATCCAGCTCATTGCCAAGCTGCAGCACACCAACCTCGCCAAGCTCGTGGGTTGCTGCGTGCAGGAGGAGGAGAAGATGCTGGTGTATGAGTACATGCCTAACGGAAGCCTAGACTTCTTTATCTTCG ACCAAGAGCGGGGGCCCTTGTTGGACTGGAAGAAACGGCAACACATAATCGAAGGGATCGCGCAGGGGCTCCTGTACCTGCACAAGCACTCGCGGGTGCGCATCATTCACCGGGACATGAAGGCCAGCAACATATTGCTGGACAAAGATCTCAACCCCAGGATCTCCGACTTCGGCATGGCCAGGATCTTCGGCTCAAACGTGGTGGAGGTCAACACCAACAGGGTCGTCGGCACCTA CGGTTATATGGCACCTGAGTATGCTTCGGAGGGCCTCTTCTCGGTCAAGTCTGACGTCTTCAGCTTTGGTGTGTTGCTGCTGGAGATAGTGAGCGGAAAGAGGAACAGCAGCGGCCACGGCCAGCACTACGGAGAATTTGTCAACCTCCTCAGCTAC GCATGGCAGCTGTGGAAGGATGGGAGAGCGTTGGAGCTGGTCGACGCGACGCTGGGCCACTGCAACGAGCAGGTGACGGACATGATGCGGTGCGTCAAGGTGGCGCTGCTTTGCGTGCAGGACAACGCCATGGATCGGCCGACGATGTCAGACGTGACGGCGATGCTGGGCCACGACGGGGTGCCCTTGCCGGACCCGAGATGGCCGCCGCATTTCCACCTCAGGGTCACCAGCGACGATGAAGAGGACCGTGCGGGCAGGTCAGGGGTGCGGACACGGTCGACGCACTTCACCGGATCGTGCAGCACCAACGACATGACCATCAGCACCATCCAAGAAGGGAGGTGA